In one window of Streptomyces roseofulvus DNA:
- a CDS encoding HNH endonuclease family protein codes for MIKNVLRGSTALLLALAPLAVPTTASATAAPGSPVARAAAVVLPLADAVDQLPIADESRAGYTRDKFKHWNTGLDPADGCNTRAEVLLDEAVEAPEVGAGCKLTGGRWISYYDAAEVTDPGKLDIDHLTPLAEAWDSGASAWTAKRREAYANDQDVSTSLVAVTARTNRAKADKDPAEWMPPLPDAHCRYVGEWTATKLRWGLSADQAEADALKVYAETCETTVVHYTPAP; via the coding sequence GTGATCAAGAACGTGCTGCGCGGGTCCACCGCGCTTCTCCTGGCCCTCGCCCCGCTCGCTGTCCCCACCACGGCCAGCGCCACCGCAGCCCCCGGCTCGCCAGTCGCTCGCGCGGCCGCGGTCGTGCTGCCCCTGGCCGACGCGGTCGACCAGCTGCCGATCGCCGACGAATCCCGCGCCGGCTACACCCGCGACAAGTTCAAGCACTGGAACACCGGGCTCGACCCTGCAGACGGCTGTAACACCCGCGCCGAGGTCCTCCTCGACGAGGCAGTCGAAGCGCCCGAGGTAGGGGCCGGCTGCAAGCTGACCGGCGGCCGGTGGATCAGCTACTACGACGCAGCCGAGGTCACCGACCCGGGCAAGCTCGACATCGACCACCTGACCCCCCTCGCCGAGGCGTGGGACTCCGGCGCAAGCGCCTGGACCGCGAAGCGCCGGGAGGCGTACGCGAACGATCAGGACGTCTCCACCTCCCTGGTCGCGGTCACCGCACGCACCAACCGTGCGAAGGCTGACAAGGATCCGGCCGAATGGATGCCGCCACTCCCGGACGCGCACTGCCGGTACGTGGGGGAGTGGACGGCGACGAAGCTGCGCTGGGGCCTGTCCGCGGACCAGGCCGAGGCCGACGCGCTGAAGGTGTACGCGGAGACGTGCGAGACCACCGTCGTCCACTACACCCCCGCCCCGTAA
- the trxA gene encoding thioredoxin, which yields MSTIELTADNFNEVISGNNFVIIDFWAEWCGPCRKFGPVFEQVSDKHEGVVFAKVDTEAQRELAQAFEITSIPTLMIVREQIAIFRQAGALPEVALDNLIHQAHSLDMD from the coding sequence ATGAGCACCATCGAGCTGACCGCGGACAACTTCAACGAGGTCATCTCCGGAAACAACTTCGTGATCATCGATTTCTGGGCCGAATGGTGCGGACCTTGCCGCAAGTTCGGGCCCGTCTTCGAGCAGGTCTCGGACAAGCACGAGGGCGTCGTCTTCGCCAAGGTCGACACCGAGGCACAGCGAGAACTGGCGCAGGCATTCGAGATCACGTCGATACCCACCCTCATGATCGTGCGCGAACAGATCGCCATCTTCCGTCAGGCCGGCGCCCTGCCCGAGGTAGCACTCGACAACCTCATCCACCAGGCGCACAGCCTCGACATGGACTAA
- a CDS encoding MFS transporter encodes MSINQPHQTAAAPVGGGGTPDARQLRAILITVSIALMAVIASVSGLNVAQTHMAVEFGASQNTVLWIINIYTLALAALLLPLGAVGDRLGRKPMLITGLIIFGAASVVAGFAPSAGVMIAARVAAGISAAMIMPITLAVITSTFPEEERGKAIGVWTGVAGGGGILGMFLSALLVDVADWRWLFVLPVVLVVVALAMTVKSVPNSRERSTHSFDTIGALVSTIAVIGLIFVLQEGPERGWTAPITLASLAVGVVAVITFVAWELHRRDASLLDVRLFRERGLASGSITLLVVFGVQAGIAVVLFPFFQAVLGWSGLLSTVAMMPMAVMMMMASGMAPKMAAKIGARPTMTAGVALATLGLALMALFVSVDGGYLSILAGMLAMGIGMGLSMTPSTEAITSSLPRAKQGVASALNDVTREFGTALGVAMLGALLANGYRSAIDGKLDDIPNEAADTAREGIANAIEVAPTTGGHTQDLIHAAQQSFVDGWQQSMWVGAAVMAALLLYVALRGPKNTTPLEPDAKAAPETGVADNVAAR; translated from the coding sequence ATGAGTATCAATCAGCCTCATCAGACGGCGGCCGCGCCGGTAGGCGGCGGGGGAACGCCGGATGCGCGTCAGCTGCGCGCGATCCTGATCACCGTATCGATCGCGCTGATGGCCGTCATCGCCTCCGTATCCGGGCTGAACGTCGCCCAGACCCACATGGCCGTCGAGTTCGGCGCCTCCCAGAACACCGTCCTGTGGATCATCAATATCTACACCCTCGCCCTGGCCGCCCTGCTGCTGCCGCTCGGCGCCGTCGGTGACCGTCTTGGCCGTAAGCCCATGCTGATCACCGGCCTGATCATTTTCGGCGCCGCCAGCGTCGTCGCGGGATTCGCCCCGTCGGCCGGGGTCATGATTGCCGCGCGCGTGGCCGCCGGCATCAGTGCCGCGATGATCATGCCGATCACGCTCGCCGTCATCACCTCCACCTTCCCCGAGGAGGAGCGCGGCAAGGCGATCGGCGTGTGGACCGGCGTCGCCGGAGGCGGCGGCATCCTCGGCATGTTCCTCTCCGCCCTGCTGGTCGACGTCGCCGACTGGCGCTGGCTATTCGTGCTGCCCGTGGTCCTGGTCGTCGTCGCGCTGGCGATGACAGTGAAGTCGGTGCCCAACTCCCGCGAACGCTCCACCCATTCCTTCGACACCATCGGCGCCCTGGTCTCCACCATCGCCGTGATCGGACTCATCTTCGTCCTGCAGGAAGGCCCCGAGCGCGGCTGGACCGCCCCCATCACCCTGGCCAGCCTGGCCGTCGGCGTCGTCGCCGTCATCACCTTCGTGGCCTGGGAGCTGCACCGCCGCGACGCATCCCTGCTGGACGTGCGCCTCTTCCGCGAGCGCGGCCTGGCCAGCGGCTCCATCACCCTGCTCGTCGTCTTCGGCGTCCAGGCCGGCATCGCCGTCGTCCTCTTCCCGTTCTTCCAGGCCGTACTCGGCTGGTCCGGACTGCTGTCCACCGTGGCGATGATGCCGATGGCCGTCATGATGATGATGGCCTCCGGCATGGCCCCGAAGATGGCCGCCAAGATCGGCGCCCGCCCCACCATGACCGCCGGCGTCGCCCTGGCCACGCTCGGCCTGGCGCTGATGGCACTGTTCGTGTCCGTCGACGGCGGTTACCTGTCCATCCTGGCCGGCATGCTCGCCATGGGCATCGGCATGGGTCTCTCAATGACGCCGTCCACCGAGGCCATCACCAGCTCCCTGCCCCGCGCCAAACAGGGTGTTGCCTCCGCACTCAACGACGTCACCCGCGAATTCGGCACCGCCCTGGGCGTCGCAATGCTCGGCGCGCTCCTGGCCAATGGCTACCGCAGCGCCATCGACGGCAAGCTCGACGACATCCCCAACGAAGCCGCGGACACCGCACGCGAGGGCATCGCCAACGCCATCGAGGTCGCGCCCACCACCGGCGGCCACACCCAGGATCTGATCCACGCCGCGCAGCAGTCCTTCGTCGACGGCTGGCAACAATCCATGTGGGTCGGCGCCGCTGTCATGGCCGCCCTGCTCCTCTACGTCGCCCTGCGCGGCCCGAAGAACACCACACCCCTCGAGCCCGACGCCAAGGCAGCCCCCGAGACCGGGGTCGCGGACAACGTCGCCGCTCGCTGA